Proteins encoded in a region of the Devosia sp. RR2S18 genome:
- a CDS encoding putative glycolipid-binding domain-containing protein yields MILNRMVRWRGLAPQTLEHCHVIANGRDIRIRGVIITPDYGLFYRLKLDEAAHLRTARIERTDGKVLELFSDGAGSWSDGRAEPVSALRGCIDIDLWPSPLTNSLPLWRSEWTEGVPQRLAMAWIDGDALTVRRDEQIYTKRDDTHFRFQGADGFEAMLTVDEDGLVTDYPGLFTPAD; encoded by the coding sequence ATGATCCTCAACCGCATGGTGCGCTGGCGCGGGCTCGCCCCCCAAACACTTGAGCATTGCCACGTGATCGCCAACGGGCGGGACATTCGCATCCGGGGCGTCATTATCACTCCCGACTATGGGCTATTCTACCGACTGAAGCTCGACGAGGCCGCCCATCTGCGCACGGCCCGCATTGAGCGGACAGACGGCAAAGTCCTTGAACTTTTTTCCGACGGCGCCGGCTCCTGGTCGGACGGCCGCGCCGAACCGGTCTCGGCTCTCCGCGGCTGCATCGACATCGACCTTTGGCCCAGTCCACTGACCAATTCCCTGCCCCTTTGGCGCAGCGAATGGACGGAGGGCGTGCCACAGCGCCTCGCCATGGCCTGGATTGATGGCGACGCGCTGACGGTTCGCCGCGATGAGCAGATCTATACCAAGCGCGACGACACGCACTTCCGCTTCCAAGGCGCCGATGGCTTCGAGGCCATGCTCACAGTGGATGAGGACGGTCTTGTGACTGACTATCCCGGCCTCTTCACCCCGGCCGACTAG
- the gap gene encoding type I glyceraldehyde-3-phosphate dehydrogenase — protein MAVRVAINGFGRIGRNILRAIIESGRTDIEVVAINDLGPVETNAHLFRFDSVHGRFNGTVTVEGDTIDVGRGPIKVTAVKNPAELPHAAMGIDIALECTGIFTSKEKASAHLQAGAKKVIVSAPAEGADLTVVYGINHQQLTKDHVVISNASCTTNCLAPLAYVLHKEFGIEKGMMTTIHSYTGDQPTLDTMHKDMYRARAAALSQIPTSTGAAKAIGLVLPELKGKLDGISIRVPTPNVSCVDFKFIAKRDVTSEEINAAVKKYADGELKGVLNYTEFPNVSIDFNHDPHSSTMALDQTKVMDGNFVSVLAWYDNEWGFSNRMADTAVALGKTL, from the coding sequence ATGGCAGTTCGCGTCGCCATCAACGGGTTTGGCCGCATTGGCCGCAATATCCTGCGTGCCATAATCGAGTCTGGCCGCACCGACATCGAAGTCGTTGCAATCAATGACCTCGGCCCGGTCGAGACCAATGCTCACCTGTTCCGGTTCGACAGCGTACATGGCCGTTTCAACGGCACCGTTACCGTCGAGGGTGACACCATCGACGTGGGCCGTGGCCCCATCAAGGTTACCGCCGTCAAGAACCCGGCCGAGTTGCCGCACGCGGCTATGGGCATCGACATTGCGCTCGAATGCACCGGCATCTTCACCTCCAAGGAGAAGGCCTCGGCGCATCTGCAGGCTGGCGCCAAGAAGGTCATCGTTTCGGCTCCCGCCGAAGGCGCTGACCTGACGGTGGTCTATGGCATCAACCACCAGCAGTTGACCAAGGATCACGTCGTGATCTCCAACGCCTCCTGCACCACCAACTGCCTGGCGCCGCTCGCCTATGTGCTGCACAAGGAGTTCGGTATCGAAAAGGGAATGATGACCACTATCCATTCCTATACCGGTGACCAGCCTACGCTCGACACCATGCATAAGGACATGTATCGCGCCCGCGCCGCAGCCCTCTCGCAGATCCCGACCTCGACCGGTGCCGCCAAGGCGATCGGTCTCGTCCTGCCTGAACTCAAGGGCAAGCTTGACGGTATCTCCATCCGTGTGCCGACCCCGAACGTCTCCTGCGTAGACTTCAAGTTCATCGCCAAGCGCGATGTCACTTCCGAAGAGATCAATGCTGCGGTCAAGAAGTATGCCGATGGCGAGCTCAAGGGCGTGCTCAACTACACTGAATTCCCCAACGTCTCGATCGACTTCAACCACGATCCGCACTCCTCCACCATGGCGCTCGATCAGACCAAGGTGATGGATGGCAACTTCGTGTCGGTCCTGGCGTGGTACGACAATGAATGGGGCTTCTCCAACCGCATGGCCGATACAGCGGTCGCGCTGGGCAAGACGCTTTAG
- the tkt gene encoding transketolase — protein MPNTAQQNALANAIRSLSMDAVEKANSGHPGLPMGCADIATVLFTKVMKYDPADHKWPDRDRFVLSAGHGSMLLYSVLYLTGYPDMDIEDIKNFRQLGSKSAGHPEYHFAQGIETTTGPLGQGVGNSVGMAIAEAKLAAEFGSDLVDHHTWVLAGDGCLMEGISQEAIALAGHLKLNKLTLIWDNNSITIDGAVSNSDSTDQIARFKASGWNTIEIDGHDQDAIEKALLASKQSDRPTMIAAKTTIGFGAPKKAGTEKVHGAPLGAEELAGAKQNLGIDYPAFEIPGDVLEAWRAAGQRCGNIRGEWQSRLAASPHRAEFERRMAGDLPAGYTEAIDAYKKKLSEDKPKVASRKSSQMALEVINAAIPETLGGSADLTHSNLTNTKEMVPFQADNRSGRYMMYGIREHGMAAAMNGVALHGGLIPYGGTFMVFTDYARPAIRLSALMEQRVIYVMTHDSIGLGEDGPTHQPIEHLAALRAIPNLNVYRPADAVETLECWQMAIEKKDAPSLLALSRQNLPTVRETYTAENLSAKGAYTLAGDADADAVIFATGSEVWIALEGMKLLQQQGIKARLVSVPCLELFFKQSDAYREEVIGSAKARVAVEAGISLSWMHLVGNRGKFIGLSTFGASGPIDKLYEHFGITPQGIVEAVTAQL, from the coding sequence ATGCCCAATACAGCCCAGCAGAATGCTCTGGCCAATGCGATCCGGTCCCTCTCGATGGACGCGGTCGAGAAAGCCAACTCCGGACACCCCGGTCTGCCCATGGGCTGTGCTGACATAGCGACCGTCCTGTTCACCAAGGTGATGAAGTACGATCCCGCCGATCACAAATGGCCTGATCGCGACCGCTTCGTGCTCTCGGCAGGACACGGTTCGATGCTGCTTTATTCAGTGCTCTACCTGACCGGCTATCCGGACATGGACATCGAGGACATCAAGAATTTCCGCCAGCTCGGTTCCAAGTCGGCCGGCCATCCCGAATATCACTTCGCCCAAGGCATCGAGACCACCACCGGCCCGCTTGGCCAGGGCGTGGGCAATAGCGTCGGCATGGCCATCGCCGAAGCTAAGCTTGCAGCCGAGTTCGGCTCCGATCTCGTTGACCACCATACCTGGGTGCTGGCCGGCGACGGCTGCCTGATGGAAGGCATCTCCCAGGAGGCAATCGCCCTTGCCGGTCACCTCAAGCTCAACAAGCTGACACTGATCTGGGACAACAACAGCATTACCATTGATGGTGCCGTTTCGAACTCGGACTCGACCGACCAAATCGCCCGCTTCAAGGCCTCGGGCTGGAACACGATTGAAATCGACGGTCACGACCAGGACGCCATCGAAAAGGCACTGCTCGCATCCAAGCAATCCGACCGCCCCACGATGATCGCAGCAAAGACCACCATTGGTTTTGGTGCTCCCAAGAAGGCTGGCACCGAGAAGGTCCATGGTGCTCCCTTGGGGGCCGAGGAACTTGCCGGCGCCAAGCAGAACCTGGGCATAGACTACCCCGCTTTCGAAATCCCCGGTGATGTACTGGAAGCCTGGCGCGCCGCTGGCCAGCGCTGCGGCAACATTCGTGGCGAGTGGCAGTCGCGTCTGGCAGCCTCCCCGCATCGGGCCGAGTTCGAGCGCCGCATGGCTGGCGATCTGCCGGCTGGCTATACCGAAGCCATCGACGCCTACAAAAAGAAGCTCAGCGAAGACAAGCCGAAGGTTGCCAGCCGCAAGTCGAGCCAGATGGCGCTTGAGGTCATCAATGCCGCCATTCCCGAGACGCTCGGCGGTTCGGCAGACCTCACCCACTCGAACCTGACCAACACCAAGGAAATGGTGCCGTTCCAGGCCGACAACCGCTCCGGGCGCTACATGATGTACGGCATTCGCGAGCACGGCATGGCCGCCGCGATGAACGGTGTGGCGCTCCATGGCGGGCTGATCCCCTATGGCGGCACCTTCATGGTCTTCACCGACTATGCTCGCCCCGCCATCCGCCTCTCCGCTTTGATGGAGCAGCGCGTGATCTACGTCATGACCCACGATTCCATTGGCCTGGGTGAAGACGGGCCGACCCACCAGCCGATCGAACACCTGGCCGCCCTGCGTGCCATCCCCAACCTCAACGTCTACCGCCCGGCCGATGCCGTGGAGACGCTGGAATGCTGGCAGATGGCCATCGAGAAGAAGGATGCGCCTTCGCTTCTCGCCCTGTCTCGCCAGAACCTGCCGACCGTTCGTGAGACCTACACTGCCGAAAACCTATCGGCCAAGGGCGCCTATACGCTCGCCGGCGATGCCGACGCCGATGCAGTGATCTTCGCCACCGGCTCGGAAGTGTGGATTGCGCTTGAGGGCATGAAGCTTCTGCAGCAGCAGGGCATCAAGGCGCGACTCGTTTCTGTTCCTTGCCTTGAGCTCTTCTTCAAGCAGTCCGACGCCTACCGTGAAGAGGTCATCGGATCGGCCAAGGCGCGCGTGGCGGTGGAAGCTGGCATCTCGCTCTCCTGGATGCACCTGGTGGGCAATCGCGGCAAGTTCATCGGCCTGTCAACTTTCGGCGCTTCGGGTCCGATCGACAAGCTCTACGAGCACTTCGGCATTACCCCGCAGGGTATTGTTGAAGCCGTAACCGCACAGTTGTAA